Proteins from a genomic interval of Nitrospinota bacterium:
- a CDS encoding MBL fold metallo-hydrolase encodes MSVQLETICVGPLEVNCYIAGCDVHNVCAVIDPGDSYRRILETVSARGWKVTHIINTHAHADHTGANAQIKEATGAKIIIHGADAEMLNHPSMEDMAAYLGIAPSPPADELLADGDVVEICGCLKMKVIHTPGHSPGGICLLFGNTLIAGDTIFRLSIGRTDLPGGSFEALRDSINNRIFTLPPEVAIYPGHGDPTEAGFEKKNNPFIFGASK; translated from the coding sequence ATGTCAGTACAATTGGAAACCATTTGCGTCGGCCCACTTGAGGTCAACTGCTATATAGCCGGGTGCGACGTGCATAATGTGTGCGCCGTAATTGACCCGGGAGATTCATACAGGCGGATACTGGAGACTGTATCGGCCCGTGGCTGGAAAGTGACCCATATCATTAATACCCACGCCCACGCGGACCATACCGGAGCCAACGCCCAGATCAAGGAGGCCACCGGAGCCAAAATAATTATCCACGGGGCGGACGCCGAAATGCTGAACCACCCCTCCATGGAGGACATGGCGGCATATCTTGGCATAGCCCCCTCCCCCCCCGCCGACGAGTTGCTGGCCGATGGGGACGTGGTGGAAATATGCGGATGCCTGAAGATGAAGGTGATCCACACCCCCGGCCATTCCCCCGGAGGCATATGCCTGCTTTTCGGAAACACCCTCATCGCCGGGGACACCATTTTCCGCCTCTCCATCGGCAGGACCGATTTGCCCGGCGGAAGTTTTGAGGCATTGCGCGATTCGATCAATAACAGGATATTCACCCTGCCGCCGGAGGTGGCCATCTATCCGGGCCACGGCGATCCGACGGAGGCCGGTTTCGAAAAAAAGAATAACCCCTTTATTTTTGGAGCCAGTAAGTAG